The Shewanella zhangzhouensis genome has a window encoding:
- the gspE gene encoding type II secretion system ATPase GspE translates to MSDINQGEVLERLSDELGVEAETQVDEAFRSNSRERLPFAFAHRFGLVLAKDEQGVLGLYYTDKTPLAALLEVRRYAGEAVPLQRLESGAFEAKLTQAYQANSSEAQQLMEDIGNEMDLFTLAEELPQTEDLLEGDDDAPIIRLINALLSEAIKEEASDIHIETYEKQLVVRFRVDGVLKEVLKPNRKLSSLLVSRIKVMARLDIAEKRVPQDGRISLRIGGRAVDVRVSTMPSSHGERVVLRLLDKNAGNLDLAQLGMTETIREQFDELIRKPHGILLVTGPTGSGKSTTLYAGLTEINSRDTNILTVEDPIEYELEGIGQTQVNTKVDMTFARGLRAILRQDPDVVMIGEIRDLETAQIAVQASLTGHLVISTLHTNTASGAITRLQDMGVEPFLVSSSLLGVLAQRLVRTLCPSCKAPHVPDERERELLGIGGGDAIIYRATGCKACGHNGYRGRTGIHELLLVDDTVRELIHGGRGELAIEKYIRQSVPSIRHDGMQKVLAGITTLEEVLRVTREE, encoded by the coding sequence ATGAGTGACATCAATCAGGGCGAAGTGCTGGAACGCCTGTCCGATGAACTTGGCGTAGAGGCCGAGACCCAGGTAGACGAGGCATTTCGCTCCAATAGCCGCGAGCGGCTGCCCTTTGCCTTTGCCCACCGTTTTGGCTTGGTGCTCGCCAAAGACGAGCAGGGTGTGCTGGGGCTGTATTACACAGACAAAACTCCGCTGGCGGCCCTGTTGGAAGTGCGCCGCTACGCCGGTGAAGCCGTTCCGTTGCAGCGTCTGGAATCCGGAGCCTTCGAGGCCAAACTGACTCAGGCCTATCAGGCCAACTCTTCCGAAGCGCAGCAGCTGATGGAAGACATTGGCAATGAGATGGACCTCTTCACTTTGGCCGAAGAGCTGCCACAGACCGAAGACTTGCTGGAAGGCGACGATGATGCGCCCATTATCCGGCTTATCAACGCTCTCCTGTCAGAAGCCATTAAAGAAGAGGCTTCGGATATCCATATCGAGACGTACGAGAAGCAGCTCGTGGTGCGTTTCCGGGTGGATGGGGTACTCAAAGAAGTGCTCAAACCCAACCGTAAGCTTTCGTCACTGCTGGTGAGCCGTATCAAGGTGATGGCCCGTCTGGACATCGCCGAAAAACGGGTACCTCAGGATGGCCGTATCTCGCTGCGTATCGGTGGCCGTGCTGTGGATGTGCGGGTGTCGACCATGCCATCGAGCCACGGTGAGCGGGTGGTACTGCGTCTGCTGGACAAGAACGCCGGTAATCTGGATTTGGCTCAGCTTGGGATGACAGAAACCATTCGCGAGCAATTCGACGAGCTTATCCGCAAGCCCCACGGGATCCTGCTGGTGACCGGTCCCACGGGTTCGGGTAAGAGTACGACCCTGTACGCGGGCCTTACCGAAATCAATTCCCGTGATACCAATATCCTCACTGTGGAAGACCCCATCGAATATGAGCTCGAAGGTATAGGTCAGACCCAGGTAAACACCAAGGTCGACATGACGTTTGCCCGCGGCCTGCGCGCCATTTTGCGTCAGGACCCTGACGTGGTGATGATTGGGGAAATCCGTGATCTGGAAACTGCCCAGATTGCGGTGCAGGCGTCCCTTACGGGTCACCTGGTGATTTCGACTCTGCACACCAACACGGCCTCCGGTGCCATCACGCGTCTGCAGGACATGGGGGTTGAGCCCTTCCTGGTCTCCTCCAGTTTGCTCGGGGTATTGGCCCAGCGATTGGTGCGGACCCTGTGCCCAAGCTGTAAGGCACCCCATGTGCCCGATGAGCGAGAGCGTGAACTGCTGGGTATTGGCGGCGGTGATGCCATTATTTACCGCGCCACCGGCTGTAAGGCCTGTGGCCACAATGGTTATCGTGGTCGTACCGGTATTCACGAGCTGCTGCTGGTGGATGACACAGTGCGCGAGCTTATCCATGGCGGCAGAGGCGAGCTGGCGATTGAGAAGTATATTCGTCAATCGGTTCCCAGCATTCGCCACGATGGTATGCAAAAGGTCCTTGCGGGCATTACCACCCTCGAAGAAGTACTGCGGGTGACCCGCGAGGAGTAA
- the gspF gene encoding type II secretion system inner membrane protein GspF produces the protein MPAFEYKALDGKGKQQKGVIEADSARHARSQLRDMRLMPLEIEPVVEKETKAKSVGFSPFKRGISVAELALITRQIATLVASGLPVEEALKAVGQQCEKDRLASMVMAVRSRVVEGYSLADSMAEFPHIFDDLYRSMVASGEKSGHLEVVLNRLADYTERRQQLKSKLTQAMIYPVMLTLVAIGVVAVLLAAVVPKVVSQFEHLGQELPATTQALMASSAFVQDYGLLIMVLVVVAFVVFQRLLANDNFKMKYHQFLLRLPVVGRVSRSINTARFARTLSILSASAVPLLDGMRIAGEVMQNLRVREAVEEATARVREGTSLGAALTNTKLFPPMMLYMIASGEKSGQLENMLERAADNQDREFEANVNLALGVFQPALVISMAAVVLFIVLAILQPILEMNNLIGG, from the coding sequence ATGCCGGCTTTTGAATACAAGGCGCTCGATGGCAAGGGCAAACAGCAAAAAGGGGTGATTGAGGCAGACAGTGCCCGTCATGCCCGCAGTCAGCTGCGAGATATGCGTCTGATGCCGCTGGAAATCGAGCCTGTTGTTGAAAAGGAAACCAAGGCCAAGTCCGTCGGCTTCAGTCCCTTCAAGCGTGGCATCAGTGTGGCCGAGCTGGCACTGATCACCCGTCAGATTGCCACCCTGGTGGCGTCAGGCTTGCCGGTGGAAGAAGCCCTCAAGGCTGTTGGCCAGCAGTGTGAAAAAGACCGTCTCGCTTCCATGGTGATGGCGGTGCGCTCACGGGTGGTGGAAGGTTACTCTCTTGCCGACTCCATGGCGGAATTCCCTCATATTTTTGATGATTTGTATCGCTCTATGGTGGCATCGGGTGAAAAATCCGGTCACCTGGAAGTGGTACTCAATCGTCTGGCCGACTACACCGAGCGGCGTCAACAGCTCAAGTCCAAACTGACTCAGGCGATGATTTACCCCGTGATGCTGACACTGGTCGCCATTGGCGTGGTTGCCGTGTTGCTTGCGGCCGTAGTGCCCAAGGTGGTGTCTCAGTTTGAACATCTGGGGCAGGAGTTGCCTGCGACCACCCAGGCCCTGATGGCATCGTCTGCCTTTGTGCAGGACTATGGCTTGCTGATTATGGTCTTGGTTGTGGTGGCCTTTGTGGTGTTTCAGCGTTTGCTCGCCAATGACAACTTCAAGATGAAGTACCATCAGTTTCTGCTGCGTCTGCCGGTGGTTGGCCGGGTCAGTCGCAGTATCAATACAGCCCGCTTTGCCCGCACCCTGAGTATTCTCAGCGCCAGTGCCGTGCCGCTGCTGGACGGGATGCGTATCGCCGGTGAGGTGATGCAGAACTTAAGGGTGCGCGAAGCGGTCGAAGAAGCAACGGCCCGAGTGCGCGAGGGGACCAGCCTGGGGGCGGCCCTGACCAACACCAAGCTGTTTCCGCCCATGATGCTCTATATGATTGCCTCGGGCGAAAAGAGCGGTCAGCTCGAAAACATGCTCGAGCGGGCTGCGGATAACCAGGACAGGGAATTTGAGGCCAATGTGAATCTGGCGCTGGGGGTGTTTCAACCCGCGCTGGTGATCAGCATGGCTGCGGTGGTGCTTTTTATCGTACTCGCCATCCTGCAACCTATTCTGGAAATGAACAATTTGATTGGTGGCTAA
- the gspG gene encoding type II secretion system major pseudopilin GspG, with product MQKRKQQGFTLLEIMVVIVILGLLAAMVLPNVLGNKESADIKKAVADIVALENALDMYKLDNSVYPTTEQGLDALVQKPTMSPEPRNYRDGGYVKRLPQDPWRSDYMLLSPGENGKIDIFSAGPDMQPGTEDDIGNWNLQKYQ from the coding sequence ATGCAAAAGCGCAAGCAACAAGGTTTTACCCTGCTGGAAATCATGGTGGTTATCGTGATCCTGGGCCTTCTGGCCGCCATGGTGTTGCCAAACGTGTTGGGTAATAAAGAATCTGCCGACATCAAAAAAGCGGTGGCCGATATAGTCGCTCTGGAAAATGCTCTGGACATGTACAAGCTGGATAACAGCGTCTACCCCACCACTGAGCAGGGTTTGGATGCTCTGGTGCAAAAACCAACCATGTCCCCTGAGCCACGTAACTACCGCGACGGTGGCTATGTGAAGCGACTGCCTCAGGATCCATGGCGCAGTGATTACATGCTCCTCAGCCCAGGTGAAAACGGCAAAATTGATATCTTCAGCGCCGGCCCCGATATGCAGCCAGGTACCGAGGATGATATCGGTAACTGGAACCTGCAAAAATACCAGTAA
- the gspH gene encoding type II secretion system minor pseudopilin GspH: MRQRGFTLIEVLLVVLLMGIAAAAVTLSLPGSGVKPVLDKAASQFLVATDLIRDEAVLSGQFLGVVVDEDNYQYVVYHEGKWHKLENDRLLAAKAMEPGVRMSLVVEGLPLDQEEEDESWFDEPFIDEPTAEQKAKNPEPQILVFPSGEMTAFELTFLGRDDLGQEVDVLISGDALGRLKLGRGDDETL; encoded by the coding sequence GTGAGACAACGCGGTTTTACCCTGATAGAAGTCTTGCTGGTGGTGCTCTTGATGGGCATCGCTGCGGCTGCGGTTACCCTGAGTTTGCCGGGTTCCGGGGTTAAACCTGTGCTGGATAAGGCCGCGAGCCAGTTTCTCGTGGCCACCGATTTGATTCGGGATGAGGCCGTACTCAGCGGCCAGTTTCTCGGGGTGGTTGTCGATGAGGATAACTACCAGTATGTGGTGTATCACGAAGGCAAGTGGCACAAGCTCGAGAATGACAGGTTACTGGCCGCCAAAGCCATGGAACCCGGTGTTCGTATGAGCCTGGTGGTGGAAGGCCTGCCACTGGATCAGGAAGAGGAAGACGAGTCCTGGTTTGATGAACCCTTTATCGATGAGCCCACCGCCGAGCAAAAAGCCAAAAACCCGGAGCCGCAGATCCTGGTGTTCCCCAGCGGCGAAATGACCGCCTTTGAATTGACCTTCCTTGGCAGAGACGATTTGGGCCAGGAAGTAGACGTGTTGATAAGCGGTGATGCACTGGGTCGACTTAAGCTGGGGAGGGGGGATGATGAAACCCTGTAA
- the gspI gene encoding type II secretion system minor pseudopilin GspI: MMKPCNSPARNRYLNSRGMTLLEVMMALVIFSIAAISLTKSMSEMMGNLPILEERTLAQWVADNQMVDAKLEKGFPSIGKKDGEVELAGRTWYWRKEVVKTTDDNFRMIRIKVSDDDRYSRTLAEISTYVFKRE; this comes from the coding sequence ATGATGAAACCCTGTAACTCGCCGGCTCGCAATAGGTACCTCAACTCACGGGGTATGACGCTGCTGGAAGTCATGATGGCGCTGGTCATCTTCTCCATTGCCGCCATCTCGCTGACCAAGAGTATGAGTGAGATGATGGGCAATCTGCCCATTCTCGAAGAGCGCACCCTGGCTCAGTGGGTCGCTGACAATCAGATGGTGGATGCCAAACTGGAAAAAGGCTTCCCCTCTATAGGAAAGAAAGACGGTGAAGTGGAGCTGGCCGGACGCACCTGGTACTGGCGCAAAGAAGTGGTAAAGACCACCGACGATAATTTTCGCATGATCCGTATCAAGGTCAGCGACGATGACAGATATTCACGGACTCTGGCCGAGATAAGCACTTATGTCTTTAAGAGAGAATAA
- the gspJ gene encoding type II secretion system minor pseudopilin GspJ: MSLRENKPQRGFTLIEMLLAIAIFALLGLAANAVLGTVLKNDEVTQDFSNRLRYLQQGFGAIERDLGQMVARTPRLLEGGRGTTVLQSGSDMLDSESEALSFFRIGWLNPDGKLPRGSVQSVAYVVIEGKLERWYYPYPEPEFGAQPLKTVLFDKVLSVEYAFFVGDKWEKRIEATILPEAIAMEVELEGIGKIQRKFLLPKGSMPKSDDDEGKDKGDNGSGNGDQNGSGNSPGNGSGEGKGNPDESEDDNGPRGKEDI; the protein is encoded by the coding sequence ATGTCTTTAAGAGAGAATAAGCCTCAGCGGGGTTTTACCCTGATTGAGATGCTGCTGGCCATCGCCATCTTTGCCTTGCTCGGGCTGGCGGCAAATGCGGTGCTGGGGACTGTGCTCAAAAACGATGAAGTAACCCAGGACTTCAGCAACAGACTGCGTTATTTGCAGCAGGGTTTTGGTGCCATTGAGCGTGATTTGGGGCAAATGGTGGCCCGCACGCCAAGACTGCTGGAAGGCGGCCGCGGCACGACGGTACTGCAATCGGGCAGCGATATGCTGGACAGCGAGAGTGAGGCCTTGTCCTTTTTTCGCATCGGTTGGCTCAATCCCGATGGCAAGTTGCCCAGGGGCAGTGTGCAATCGGTGGCGTACGTGGTTATTGAGGGCAAGTTGGAGCGTTGGTACTACCCTTATCCTGAACCTGAGTTTGGGGCGCAGCCGCTGAAAACCGTGCTCTTTGATAAGGTGTTGTCGGTGGAGTACGCCTTCTTTGTGGGTGATAAGTGGGAAAAGCGAATCGAGGCGACCATTCTGCCTGAGGCCATTGCCATGGAAGTCGAACTTGAGGGCATAGGCAAAATTCAGCGTAAGTTTCTGCTGCCCAAAGGCAGTATGCCCAAGTCAGATGATGACGAGGGCAAAGACAAGGGTGATAACGGTTCAGGTAACGGCGACCAAAACGGCAGCGGCAACAGTCCAGGTAACGGCTCCGGCGAAGGCAAGGGCAATCCCGATGAGTCAGAGGACGACAACGGCCCCCGTGGCAAGGAGGACATCTGA